A genomic region of Gemmata massiliana contains the following coding sequences:
- a CDS encoding inorganic diphosphatase, which yields MFARRDYIRDYMMIPPGTGEAAVVNVIVEIPKGRRNKYEVDKVTGLIKLDRYLYSSAVYPGDYGFIPQTLAEDGDPLDALVMVNEATFSGCLIEARVVGIFRMKDKGFNDFKVLAVPHKDPLFAHIKKLEDVPVHFVREVEFFFTTYKQLEGVSVEALGWASSEEGTSEVRSSVDRFRSSLGNVRD from the coding sequence ATGTTCGCTCGGCGCGACTACATCCGCGACTACATGATGATCCCGCCCGGCACCGGCGAGGCCGCAGTGGTGAACGTGATCGTCGAGATCCCGAAGGGCCGGCGCAACAAGTACGAGGTGGACAAGGTCACCGGTCTCATCAAGCTCGACCGGTACCTGTACAGTTCCGCCGTGTACCCGGGGGACTACGGGTTCATCCCGCAAACACTCGCCGAGGACGGCGACCCGCTCGACGCGCTCGTCATGGTGAACGAGGCGACGTTCTCGGGGTGCCTCATCGAGGCCCGCGTGGTCGGCATCTTCCGGATGAAGGACAAGGGGTTCAACGACTTCAAGGTGCTCGCGGTCCCGCACAAAGACCCGCTGTTCGCGCACATCAAGAAGCTCGAAGACGTGCCCGTTCACTTCGTGCGCGAGGTCGAGTTCTTCTTCACGACCTACAAGCAGCTCGAAGGGGTGTCGGTCGAGGCGCTGGGGTGGGCGTCGAGCGAAGAGGGAACGTCCGAGGTGCGGTCGTCGGTGGACCGGTTCCGCTCGTCGCTGGGCAACGTGCGCGACTGA
- a CDS encoding NADAR family protein → MGEPVPTVIEFYSTTGEYGCFSNFSRHSIHLKGKRWATTEHYFQAQKFAGTAHEEAVRMCKRPSDAANMGRSRKLPLRRDWESVKDQIMLDALRAKFTQHDDLKAILLGTGDAKLVEHTANDSYWADGGDGSGKNRLGQLLMRLREELRSAE, encoded by the coding sequence ATGGGCGAACCGGTTCCGACCGTGATCGAGTTTTACTCCACCACCGGTGAGTACGGGTGCTTCTCGAACTTCTCGCGGCACTCGATTCACCTGAAGGGGAAGCGGTGGGCCACCACCGAACACTACTTCCAGGCCCAGAAGTTCGCGGGTACGGCCCACGAAGAGGCCGTCCGGATGTGCAAGAGGCCGAGCGATGCGGCCAACATGGGGCGGTCGCGCAAGCTCCCGCTCCGGCGCGACTGGGAGAGCGTGAAAGACCAGATCATGCTCGACGCGCTGCGGGCGAAGTTCACACAGCACGACGACCTGAAGGCGATTCTGCTCGGTACCGGTGACGCGAAGCTGGTCGAACACACCGCGAACGATTCGTACTGGGCCGACGGTGGTGACGGGAGCGGTAAGAACCGCTTGGGCCAACTCCTGATGCGGTTGCGGGAGGAACTGCGGTCAGCCGAATGA
- a CDS encoding sigma-70 family RNA polymerase sigma factor has protein sequence MAGTRLAALVRRLRRDVTPDLGACSDADLLARFAATRDNAAFELLVWRHGAMVLSACRRVLGHQQDAEDAFQAAFLVLARKAATVRSGVTVPAWLHRVAVRIAQRAAGKRRTTVALVAEPPARPAPDAVEQNELRGLLDAEIDRLREPYRRAFVLCYLEGLSNADAARVLGCPVGTIESRLSAARRELRHRLSRQRVALPVGILALLVTNSVLGSDAVATATRAGVLAADSGLRAAIGIVGEPAVKLAERGLTMTKTRTWVVAVLGVALIGLVTGVGWANRPIDSPVEPEVAVAPESAEPAVAPPPTPVGENAAKTEAWPLAKQIQWQGGNLFGVAPDGKSIFLLYNSNQIYGISLVGKAGTSIATSENKILAAAVSPDGKYLATAEGANGVKLRDATTGRVIEALWPEGELPAVQVTFVPDGTKLIALCTRTPSGGFAGRPSGPGSIEQEREFQQLARVSVWDVATRKELGHPAQTDKAKLGGLPFYTLAGHGRFMLKSQPVYGANAEGEQVIKSRRITITDAVSGVASKPIEVVGATLAPMRSEPLSPDGKTLVLSDYTQHELRFLDAETGKDRFRVPAFRRPIKTVAFSPDGKLVAAATGISGGARRDDTIAAPSEVVIWDTATGRERARLTDKETIRDYFAIAFSPDGSFLVAQAEGSSKQITIWGHPPTPEPEPAKPVAKAAGGAEAPARFQGLFRDLAGEGVTDSRRIETLFLAALGRFPTDVEARTLVSQLARRDDKAAALRDLLGTLVETTEFKKHAEELGRLAK, from the coding sequence ATGGCGGGGACGCGGTTGGCCGCACTGGTGCGCAGGCTGCGACGGGACGTAACGCCCGATTTGGGCGCGTGTTCCGACGCCGATCTCCTCGCGCGCTTCGCAGCCACGCGCGACAACGCCGCGTTTGAGTTGCTCGTGTGGCGACACGGGGCAATGGTCCTGTCCGCGTGCCGGCGCGTGTTGGGGCACCAGCAGGACGCGGAAGATGCGTTCCAGGCCGCGTTCCTGGTGTTAGCTCGAAAAGCGGCCACGGTCCGGAGCGGCGTGACAGTTCCGGCCTGGCTGCACCGAGTTGCCGTGCGAATCGCTCAGCGCGCGGCCGGGAAGCGCCGGACGACGGTCGCCCTTGTCGCTGAACCACCCGCCCGGCCCGCGCCCGACGCGGTTGAACAGAACGAACTTCGCGGCCTGCTCGATGCCGAAATCGATCGGCTCCGGGAGCCGTACCGCCGGGCGTTCGTGTTGTGTTACCTCGAAGGGTTATCGAACGCAGACGCGGCCCGGGTGCTCGGGTGCCCGGTGGGGACCATCGAATCGCGCCTCAGTGCCGCGCGCCGTGAACTGCGGCACCGCCTGTCGCGTCAGCGAGTTGCGCTGCCCGTGGGCATCCTGGCACTACTTGTGACAAACTCGGTTTTGGGGTCGGACGCCGTCGCAACAGCGACAAGAGCCGGTGTGTTGGCGGCGGACAGCGGACTCAGGGCCGCAATTGGAATCGTCGGCGAACCGGCCGTGAAACTGGCCGAAAGGGGACTAACGATGACGAAGACGCGGACATGGGTTGTCGCCGTTCTGGGCGTCGCTCTGATCGGCTTAGTCACGGGCGTGGGGTGGGCGAACCGGCCCATCGATTCACCCGTTGAACCCGAGGTGGCGGTTGCCCCGGAATCAGCCGAGCCAGCGGTCGCCCCGCCACCGACTCCGGTCGGTGAAAACGCAGCAAAGACAGAAGCATGGCCGCTTGCGAAGCAAATTCAGTGGCAAGGTGGGAACCTATTTGGTGTCGCGCCCGACGGGAAATCGATCTTCCTCCTCTATAATTCCAACCAGATCTATGGGATCTCGCTTGTTGGCAAGGCCGGAACGTCCATCGCCACTTCGGAGAACAAGATATTGGCCGCGGCCGTATCGCCGGACGGGAAGTACCTTGCCACGGCCGAAGGTGCGAACGGCGTAAAACTTCGCGACGCAACCACGGGGCGGGTTATTGAAGCACTCTGGCCCGAGGGGGAATTGCCCGCTGTGCAGGTCACGTTTGTGCCCGACGGGACGAAGCTGATCGCCTTGTGTACGCGGACCCCGAGTGGAGGTTTTGCCGGAAGACCATCGGGGCCTGGGTCGATTGAGCAAGAACGTGAGTTCCAACAGCTCGCCCGTGTATCGGTATGGGATGTGGCAACGCGAAAGGAACTCGGGCACCCAGCACAAACGGACAAAGCCAAATTAGGGGGCCTGCCGTTTTACACTCTAGCCGGGCACGGACGGTTCATGCTCAAATCGCAGCCGGTGTACGGGGCCAACGCAGAAGGCGAGCAGGTGATTAAATCCCGCCGCATTACGATTACCGACGCCGTCAGTGGGGTAGCTAGCAAGCCGATCGAGGTGGTCGGGGCGACGCTCGCTCCGATGCGCTCCGAACCGCTCTCACCCGACGGGAAGACGCTCGTCCTTTCGGACTACACCCAACACGAACTCCGATTTCTGGACGCGGAGACGGGTAAGGACCGGTTCCGTGTCCCGGCGTTCCGTCGGCCGATTAAGACCGTTGCGTTCTCTCCGGACGGGAAACTCGTGGCAGCCGCCACGGGAATATCGGGAGGCGCGCGCAGGGACGACACCATTGCGGCCCCTTCCGAAGTGGTCATCTGGGACACCGCGACCGGCCGCGAACGGGCACGATTAACAGATAAAGAAACCATCCGTGACTACTTCGCTATTGCGTTTTCTCCGGACGGTTCGTTCCTCGTTGCCCAGGCTGAGGGATCTTCAAAGCAGATCACGATCTGGGGGCACCCGCCGACTCCCGAGCCTGAACCAGCCAAGCCTGTCGCAAAAGCGGCGGGAGGTGCTGAGGCGCCGGCCCGATTCCAGGGACTGTTCCGCGACTTGGCCGGCGAAGGCGTAACGGACTCGCGGCGGATCGAGACGCTGTTTCTTGCGGCTCTCGGTCGGTTCCCCACGGACGTGGAGGCCCGCACGCTCGTGTCTCAACTCGCACGACGCGACGATAAAGCCGCTGCCCTTCGGGATTTACTCGGCACGCTCGTCGAAACGACCGAGTTCAAAAAACACGCCGAAGAACTTGGCCGACTGGCGAAATAG
- a CDS encoding ABC transporter ATP-binding protein, with the protein MSLVVENVSKEYPTRGATPLSVLRNVSFTLDRGDAVAVMGPSGSGKSTLLHILGTLDRPSSGKVALDGTDPFALPEAELAQFRNARIGFVFQDHHLLPQCSVLENVLIPTLVSKATNAGETEAYARQLLDRVGLGGRLDHRPAELSGGERQRVAVARALVLKPTLLLADEPTGNLDRTNAQSVGELLLELHKQERTVLVVVTHSADLAKLLPQRYEMTDGALQPI; encoded by the coding sequence ATGTCACTCGTCGTCGAAAACGTCTCAAAAGAATACCCGACGCGCGGCGCGACGCCCCTGTCGGTACTGCGCAACGTGAGTTTCACGCTGGACCGCGGGGATGCGGTCGCCGTCATGGGGCCGTCCGGTTCGGGTAAGAGCACGCTGCTCCACATCCTCGGCACGCTCGACCGGCCCTCGAGCGGCAAGGTCGCTCTCGACGGCACCGACCCGTTCGCACTGCCCGAAGCGGAACTCGCGCAGTTCCGGAACGCGCGCATCGGGTTCGTGTTCCAGGACCACCACTTACTGCCACAGTGCTCCGTTCTCGAAAACGTGCTGATCCCGACGCTCGTGAGCAAAGCCACGAACGCGGGCGAGACGGAAGCCTACGCGCGACAGCTCCTCGACCGCGTGGGGTTGGGCGGGCGCCTCGATCACCGCCCGGCGGAACTCTCCGGGGGCGAGCGCCAGCGCGTGGCCGTCGCGCGGGCGCTCGTGCTGAAGCCGACGCTGCTGCTCGCGGACGAACCGACCGGGAACCTCGACCGCACCAACGCCCAGTCCGTCGGCGAACTGCTCCTCGAACTGCACAAGCAGGAGCGCACCGTTCTCGTGGTGGTTACGCACAGCGCCGACCTCGCGAAGCTGTTACCCCAGCGCTACGAAATGACCGACGGCGCGCTCCAACCGATTTGA
- a CDS encoding FtsX-like permease family protein, whose product MLTFTRLVLRNLAYHARGNLAVLLGVAVGSAVFTGALLVGDSLRGSLRERVERQLGGVDSVAFFPRPVRAGVADGMPGKVAPVLLLPASVQANGEPATAPYLGKVTVLGVDDRFAPAGVSGVDWGSTNKQIVLPHRIATKLGAKPGEKVKLGVERFSDLPRSSSLGKRATDDTTALEEFTVAAVLPADASENDFNLTPNPAAPLNVFVPVRTLSRMATGDAAPTATVLLASGASNEDLNTALRERLRAEDFGVKFREIDRRNYLSVESAELILPPATTKAIEAAAADLGLRAEPTVVYVADTLASGKKEIPYPIVAGLNPNAAEPLGPFLPKDVPALADNEVVLLDWPGSELKGLTPGAKLHMTYFDPEVEGEGRLKETDLTFRGYLPLSGAARDKDLTPEIRGVTDVRANLFNWDRPPVLPGDKIRARVPEKPTPHPRGTFFNANKATPMAYVTLATGRKLFGSRFGSDTSVRVAPAKDESLEKLNERMHTAILKHLDPKANGLVFDPIRQRLLTASKGGTDFGGLFLGFSLFLIAAALMLVGLLFRLSLDRRAKEVGLLLATGFAVKQVRRLLLAEGLVVAAVGAALGLAAGVGYNRLLLTVLLDLWPDEGVKAYFHPHTSALSFVLGFGITVVMAFAALWWSLRGLVKVAPPALLRGETTVARTGTEGPPRLAKLIAIGALIVGIGLIAAGGNVSNPDFQAMTFFGGGGLLLTAALAGAWVWMRRTRHKVVNGRGWSALTQLGARNAARNPARSLLTAALLASAAFLLVAVESFRRQPDREFLEKSGGSGGFNLIAEADVPLFQSFGSGLGRADLESQLKKAYKLPGDEQNAVDDTPAYTTAKAELDSGLEEVFPLRLRGGDDASCMNLFQAARPRVLGVPDSLVVRGGFKFYATEAKTDEEKANPWLLLTKHAPNNAVPVFCENNTAQWMLKKAVGDEFTMPGDDGANVTFRIVGTLVDSPFQSEVITGEAEFARVFPQQNGYRVFLIRTPPGKETSLARVLEIGFRANGFTATPTRDRVASFQAVIGAYLSTFQLLGGFGLLLGVLGLAVVVLRGMWERLGELALLRAVGYRPRALQFLVIVEHALLLLIGLGSGVLTALASVAPHVASGAAIPWARLAGMLGLVLAVGFVVASVATAGILRVPVIPALRRE is encoded by the coding sequence ATGCTTACGTTCACTCGACTCGTGCTGCGGAACCTCGCGTACCACGCGCGCGGGAACCTCGCGGTGCTGCTGGGCGTCGCGGTCGGCTCGGCCGTGTTCACCGGCGCGCTGCTGGTCGGCGATTCGCTCCGGGGGAGCCTGCGCGAGCGCGTCGAGCGGCAGCTCGGGGGCGTCGATTCGGTCGCGTTCTTCCCGCGCCCCGTGCGCGCGGGCGTGGCCGACGGGATGCCGGGCAAAGTCGCTCCCGTGCTCCTGCTCCCGGCGTCCGTTCAGGCGAACGGCGAACCCGCAACCGCACCTTATCTCGGCAAAGTGACCGTACTCGGTGTGGACGATCGGTTCGCGCCCGCGGGCGTTTCGGGCGTCGATTGGGGCAGCACTAACAAGCAGATTGTGCTGCCCCACCGAATCGCAACGAAGCTCGGGGCAAAGCCGGGCGAGAAGGTGAAGCTCGGCGTGGAGCGGTTCTCGGACCTCCCGCGCTCGTCCTCACTCGGGAAGCGCGCCACCGACGACACGACCGCGCTCGAAGAATTCACAGTGGCCGCCGTGCTCCCCGCCGACGCGAGCGAGAACGATTTCAACCTCACACCGAACCCGGCCGCACCGCTGAACGTGTTCGTTCCCGTGCGCACACTTTCCCGGATGGCGACGGGCGACGCGGCCCCCACCGCCACCGTGCTCCTCGCGAGTGGCGCCTCGAACGAGGATCTCAATACCGCGCTCCGGGAGCGCCTTCGAGCGGAAGACTTCGGGGTGAAGTTCCGCGAAATCGATCGGCGCAATTACCTCAGTGTCGAATCCGCCGAACTGATCCTCCCGCCCGCGACGACGAAGGCGATCGAAGCTGCCGCTGCCGACCTCGGACTGCGTGCCGAGCCGACCGTGGTGTACGTGGCCGATACGCTCGCCTCGGGCAAAAAGGAGATCCCCTACCCCATCGTCGCGGGCCTGAACCCGAACGCAGCCGAGCCACTCGGCCCGTTCCTGCCCAAAGACGTTCCCGCGCTCGCGGACAACGAAGTGGTCCTCCTCGACTGGCCCGGGTCCGAACTTAAAGGACTGACACCCGGCGCGAAACTACACATGACGTACTTCGACCCGGAAGTCGAAGGCGAGGGGCGTCTGAAGGAAACCGACCTCACGTTCCGCGGATACCTCCCACTCTCAGGAGCCGCACGCGACAAAGACCTGACGCCCGAAATTCGCGGCGTTACGGACGTGCGTGCAAACCTCTTTAACTGGGATCGCCCGCCGGTGCTGCCTGGCGATAAGATTCGCGCGCGCGTGCCAGAGAAGCCCACACCGCACCCGCGCGGCACGTTCTTCAATGCGAACAAAGCCACCCCGATGGCCTACGTCACCCTCGCGACCGGGCGGAAGTTGTTCGGCAGTCGGTTCGGTTCGGATACCTCCGTCCGCGTCGCACCCGCCAAAGACGAGTCACTGGAAAAGCTCAACGAGCGAATGCACACCGCCATCCTGAAACACCTCGACCCCAAAGCGAACGGTCTGGTCTTCGACCCGATCCGCCAGCGCCTTCTCACGGCCAGTAAGGGGGGCACCGACTTCGGCGGATTGTTCCTCGGCTTCAGCCTCTTCCTGATTGCCGCGGCGCTGATGCTCGTGGGATTGCTGTTCCGGCTCTCGCTCGACCGGCGCGCGAAGGAAGTCGGGCTGCTCCTCGCCACGGGCTTCGCCGTGAAGCAAGTGCGGCGCCTGCTGCTCGCGGAGGGGTTGGTGGTCGCTGCGGTCGGTGCAGCCCTCGGGTTGGCTGCGGGGGTCGGATACAACCGCCTCCTGCTCACCGTTTTGCTCGATCTATGGCCGGACGAGGGCGTGAAGGCGTACTTCCATCCCCACACGTCCGCACTGAGTTTCGTGCTCGGGTTCGGCATTACCGTTGTGATGGCGTTCGCCGCGCTCTGGTGGAGTCTCCGCGGTCTCGTGAAAGTCGCACCCCCAGCGCTACTCCGTGGGGAAACGACGGTGGCGCGCACGGGAACCGAAGGCCCACCGCGTCTGGCGAAGCTCATTGCAATCGGCGCACTGATCGTCGGGATCGGTCTCATCGCGGCGGGCGGAAACGTCAGCAATCCCGACTTCCAGGCAATGACGTTCTTTGGTGGCGGTGGGTTGCTCCTCACGGCTGCGCTCGCGGGGGCGTGGGTGTGGATGCGCCGAACGCGACACAAGGTCGTGAACGGGCGCGGTTGGTCCGCGCTCACGCAGCTCGGCGCCCGAAACGCCGCTCGGAACCCCGCTCGCAGTTTGCTCACGGCCGCGCTACTTGCGTCCGCCGCGTTCCTGCTGGTCGCGGTGGAGAGCTTCCGCCGGCAGCCCGACCGCGAGTTCTTGGAAAAGTCCGGCGGAAGTGGGGGATTCAACCTCATCGCCGAAGCCGATGTGCCCCTGTTCCAATCGTTCGGTTCGGGGTTGGGCCGCGCGGACCTGGAGAGCCAACTCAAGAAGGCCTACAAGCTCCCCGGTGACGAGCAAAATGCAGTCGACGACACTCCCGCATACACCACCGCGAAGGCGGAACTCGACTCGGGGTTAGAAGAAGTGTTCCCGCTCCGATTGCGGGGCGGTGATGATGCGAGTTGCATGAACCTGTTCCAGGCCGCACGTCCCCGAGTTCTGGGCGTGCCGGACTCGCTCGTTGTGCGGGGCGGATTCAAGTTCTACGCGACGGAAGCGAAAACCGACGAGGAGAAGGCGAATCCGTGGCTGCTTCTCACGAAACACGCTCCCAACAACGCGGTCCCGGTGTTCTGCGAGAACAACACCGCGCAGTGGATGCTGAAGAAGGCCGTGGGCGACGAGTTCACCATGCCCGGTGACGACGGCGCGAACGTGACGTTCCGCATCGTCGGTACGCTGGTGGACAGCCCCTTTCAAAGCGAAGTCATTACGGGCGAAGCCGAGTTCGCGCGCGTGTTCCCCCAGCAGAACGGCTACCGCGTGTTTCTGATTCGCACGCCCCCCGGAAAGGAAACGTCTCTCGCCCGCGTGCTGGAAATCGGGTTCCGCGCCAACGGCTTCACCGCGACACCCACGCGCGACCGGGTCGCTTCGTTCCAGGCGGTCATCGGCGCGTACCTCTCCACGTTCCAGCTACTCGGCGGTTTCGGGCTGTTGCTCGGCGTACTCGGACTCGCGGTAGTCGTGCTGCGCGGCATGTGGGAACGGTTGGGGGAACTGGCCCTCCTCCGCGCCGTCGGGTACCGGCCGCGTGCACTTCAGTTCCTAGTGATCGTGGAGCACGCGCTGCTCCTACTCATTGGACTCGGGAGCGGTGTTCTGACCGCGCTCGCGTCGGTAGCGCCACACGTTGCAAGCGGAGCGGCGATTCCGTGGGCGCGGCTCGCGGGGATGTTGGGACTGGTACTGGCTGTCGGGTTCGTGGTGGCGTCCGTGGCAACAGCGGGGATTCTGCGTGTCCCGGTCATCCCGGCGCTGCGCCGGGAGTAA
- the trhA gene encoding PAQR family membrane homeostasis protein TrhA has protein sequence MSLRDPISSSSHLLTAIWAVFATLVMYRLTANRPGRLLPVVVYGLSMVLLFLASGTFHGLHYDTPDQRRLFQKIDQSAVYLLIAGTYTPILSVLLVGAWRKWFLRMVWTLAVAGVSCMWLLPKAPHWAIVGIYLSLGWIGLFPLPLYYRAIGWRAMNWVWAGGGLYSLGAVCELTQWPIIVPGVFQYHEVLHLCDTAASIVFFLFVVRYVIPYHPPRPTSARPGGLLTAHSAGLFSLPSPRVER, from the coding sequence ATGTCCCTGCGCGACCCGATTAGTTCCTCATCGCACCTGCTCACAGCGATCTGGGCCGTCTTCGCGACGCTCGTGATGTACCGCCTCACCGCGAACCGGCCCGGGCGCCTGCTCCCGGTCGTGGTGTACGGGCTGTCGATGGTGCTGCTGTTCCTCGCGAGCGGCACGTTCCACGGGCTGCACTACGACACCCCGGACCAGCGCCGACTGTTCCAGAAAATCGACCAGTCGGCCGTTTACCTCCTGATCGCGGGGACGTACACGCCGATCCTGTCGGTCTTGCTCGTTGGGGCGTGGCGCAAGTGGTTCCTGCGCATGGTCTGGACCCTTGCGGTCGCGGGCGTGTCGTGCATGTGGTTACTGCCGAAGGCCCCGCACTGGGCGATCGTGGGCATCTACCTGAGTTTGGGGTGGATCGGGCTGTTCCCTCTCCCCCTGTACTACCGTGCGATCGGGTGGCGCGCGATGAACTGGGTGTGGGCCGGCGGCGGGCTGTACAGTCTCGGCGCGGTCTGCGAACTCACGCAGTGGCCGATCATCGTCCCGGGGGTGTTTCAGTATCACGAAGTGCTCCACCTGTGCGACACCGCCGCGAGTATCGTGTTCTTCCTGTTCGTGGTCCGCTACGTGATCCCGTACCACCCGCCGCGCCCAACCAGCGCCCGACCGGGGGGATTGTTGACCGCGCACAGCGCCGGGTTGTTCTCGCTCCCCTCTCCGCGCGTGGAGCGCTGA
- a CDS encoding ABC-F family ATP-binding cassette domain-containing protein: protein MGILFQVTDAHKSYGDQILLDGADATISDNTKVGFIGRNGAGKSTLLRVLLGEEELDSGEVVRSPNLRLGYLRQHDPFLPGETALEYLMRDSEQPDWKCGEVAGQFELKGAYLNGPVAKLSGGWQTRLKLAALLLHEPNLLMLDEPTNFLDLRTQILLEHFLRDFRAACLIVSHDRAFLSATCDHTIGLSRGKLTSFPGKVDAFLEFQRENRERAERSNEAILAKRRHLEDFIARNKARAATAGLAQSKAKALEKLETVEVLGDEPTPHIRAPQIEPRKGVAVRCRDLAIGYPDRQIASDVQLEIDHGTRVAIVGDNGQGKTTFLRTLVDSLKPVAGDVRWGHGCKLGVYAQHVYTTLPERDTVLEYLQQKGKGRKIQEILEVAGALLFRGSHVDKPISVLSGGERARVCLAGLLLSDYNVLVLDEPGNHLDVDTVEALMDALLEYEGTVVFTSHDRHFTKRIATSVIEVRDGRVLLYNGKYDDYVYRVNKEIEAGERELAAGKVKLPDEVTKAPKVAPRVTRDETQVRKEMKALEGTIATLDEKRRALETQLNEPAEADELQRMCDELADIATELDTAEQTWLKLQSELEAK from the coding sequence ATGGGTATCCTGTTCCAGGTCACGGACGCACACAAGAGTTACGGCGATCAGATTCTGCTCGATGGGGCCGACGCGACCATCAGCGACAACACGAAGGTCGGGTTCATCGGCCGCAACGGGGCCGGGAAGAGCACCCTGCTCCGCGTCCTGCTCGGCGAAGAGGAACTCGATAGCGGCGAGGTCGTGCGCTCGCCCAATTTGCGGTTGGGGTACCTCCGGCAGCACGACCCGTTCCTCCCGGGCGAAACGGCGCTCGAATACCTGATGCGCGACAGCGAGCAGCCCGACTGGAAGTGCGGCGAGGTCGCGGGGCAATTCGAGCTAAAGGGCGCGTACCTCAACGGCCCGGTCGCGAAGCTCTCCGGCGGGTGGCAGACGCGCCTCAAGCTCGCCGCGCTCTTGCTGCACGAGCCGAACCTGCTCATGCTCGACGAACCGACGAACTTCCTCGACCTGCGCACGCAGATCCTCCTCGAACACTTCCTCCGGGACTTCCGGGCCGCGTGCCTAATCGTGTCGCACGACCGCGCGTTCCTCAGCGCGACGTGCGACCACACAATCGGGCTGTCGCGCGGCAAGCTCACGTCGTTCCCCGGTAAAGTGGACGCCTTCCTGGAGTTCCAGCGCGAGAACCGCGAGCGCGCCGAGCGCTCGAACGAGGCGATCCTCGCGAAGCGCCGGCACCTCGAAGACTTCATCGCGCGCAACAAGGCGCGCGCCGCGACCGCGGGGCTGGCCCAATCGAAGGCAAAAGCGCTCGAAAAGCTGGAAACGGTCGAGGTCCTCGGCGACGAACCGACCCCGCACATCCGCGCCCCGCAGATCGAACCGCGCAAGGGCGTCGCGGTGCGGTGCCGCGACCTCGCCATCGGCTACCCCGACCGGCAGATCGCATCGGACGTTCAGCTCGAAATCGACCACGGCACGCGGGTCGCGATCGTCGGCGACAACGGCCAGGGCAAGACGACGTTCCTGCGCACGCTCGTGGACTCGCTGAAGCCGGTGGCCGGCGACGTGCGCTGGGGCCACGGGTGCAAACTCGGCGTGTACGCGCAGCACGTCTACACCACCCTGCCCGAGCGCGACACGGTGCTCGAGTACCTGCAACAAAAGGGTAAGGGGCGGAAGATCCAGGAAATTCTGGAAGTGGCCGGCGCGCTGCTGTTCCGCGGGTCGCACGTCGACAAACCGATCTCGGTGCTGTCCGGGGGCGAGCGCGCCCGCGTGTGCCTCGCGGGGCTGCTGCTGAGCGATTACAACGTCCTCGTGCTCGACGAACCGGGCAACCACCTCGACGTGGACACGGTCGAGGCGCTCATGGACGCGCTCCTGGAGTACGAAGGGACGGTCGTCTTCACCAGCCACGACCGGCACTTCACGAAGCGCATCGCCACGAGCGTGATCGAAGTCCGGGACGGGCGCGTGCTGCTCTACAACGGCAAGTACGACGACTACGTGTACCGCGTGAACAAGGAGATCGAGGCCGGCGAGCGCGAGTTGGCGGCCGGTAAGGTGAAGCTCCCGGACGAGGTCACGAAGGCGCCCAAAGTGGCCCCACGGGTCACGCGCGACGAGACGCAGGTCCGCAAAGAGATGAAGGCGCTGGAGGGTACCATCGCCACACTCGACGAGAAGCGGCGCGCGCTAGAAACGCAACTCAACGAACCGGCCGAGGCGGACGAGCTCCAGCGCATGTGCGACGAACTGGCGGACATCGCGACCGAACTCGATACGGCCGAACAGACGTGGCTCAAGCTGCAATCGGAGTTAGAAGCGAAGTGA